From Arachis stenosperma cultivar V10309 chromosome 2, arast.V10309.gnm1.PFL2, whole genome shotgun sequence, one genomic window encodes:
- the LOC130961431 gene encoding 2-alkenal reductase (NADP(+)-dependent)-like isoform X1, protein MKKLYIKLIFYILSSTHHHNIEIESIRRAAYIELKGVEKMAEKDVRNKQLLLRHYVSGFPKESDMFVSSDSTIKLKLGDDSKGVVLVKNLFLAADPHLRPLMQKDDKFSVSQSFIPGSPLYGFGVSRILDSKHQDFQEGDYVWGVTGWEEYSIISSPENLFKIHHHTDVPLSYYTGILGMPGLTAYSGFFEVCGPKKGEYVFVSAAAGAVGQLVGQFAKLIGCYVVGSAGSKDKVDLLKSKFGFDEAFNYKEEHDLGAALKRYFPQGIDIYFELVGGKMLDAVLMNMRVHGRIAVCGMISQYTKEEHEGIKNTACLIYKRIRMQGFNVVDYYPLYPKFLEFLLPQIRNGEISCVEDIVGGLENGAAALVRVFNGHNIGKQVLSLINDDE, encoded by the exons atgaaaaaattatatataaaactcattttttatatattgtcaTCAACTCATCATCATAACATAGAAATTGAATCCATTAGAAGAGCTGCATATATTGAATTGAAAGGAGTTGAAAAAATGGCAGAGAAAGATGTGAGAAACAAGCAGTTATTATTAAGGCACTATGTATCTGGCTTCCCTAAAGAATCTGACATGTTTGTATCTTCAGATTCTACTATTAAACTGAAGCTTGGAGATGACTCCAAAGGAGTTGTTTTGGTCAAAAACCTTTTCTTGGCTGCTGATCCTCATCTTAGACCTTTGATGCAAAAAGATGATAAATTTAGTGTTTCTCAGTCTTTTATTCCTGGCTCA cCACTATATGGATTTGGAGTATCCAGAATTTTGGATTCAAAGCACCAAGATTTTCAAGAAGGTGACTATGTCTGGGGAGTAACTGGATGGGAAGAGTACTCAATCATATCATCACCTGAAAACTTGTTTAAAATCCATCACCACACTGATGTGCCTTTATCCTATTACACAGGGATccttg GTATGCCTGGATTAACGGCTTATTCTGGATTCTTTGAGGTTTGTGGTCCAAAGAAGGGTGAATATGTGTTTGTCTCAGCAGCAGCAGGTGCAGTTGGTCAACTCGTGGGGCAGTTTGCAAAATTGATTGGTTGTTATGTTGTTGGAAGTGCTGGCAGCAAAGACAAG GTTGATCTACTAAAGAGCAAATTTGGGTTTGACGAAGCTTTCAATTATAAGGAAGAACATGACTTGGGCGCAGCATTGAAAAG GTACTTTCCTCAAGGTATTGACATATATTTTGAGCTTGTTGGGGGCAAAATGCTAGATGCAGTTCTTATGAACATGAGAGTGCATGGTAGAATTGCAGTGTGTGGAATGATATCTCAATACACAAAGGAGGAACATGAAGGAATTAAAAACACAGCATGTCTTATTTATAAAAGGATTCGCATGCAAGGGTTCAATGTGGTTGACTATTATCCACTCTATCCCAAATTCTTGGAGTTCTTGCTGCCTCAAATCAGAAATGGTGAAATATCATGTGTGGAAGACATAGTTGGGGGCCTTGAGAATGGGGCTGCTGCCTTAGTTAGAGTTTTCAATGGCCACAACATTGGAAAGCAAGTGCTTTCACTTATAAATGATGATGAGtag
- the LOC130961431 gene encoding 2-alkenal reductase (NADP(+)-dependent)-like isoform X2, protein MQKDDKFSVSQSFIPGSPLYGFGVSRILDSKHQDFQEGDYVWGVTGWEEYSIISSPENLFKIHHHTDVPLSYYTGILGMPGLTAYSGFFEVCGPKKGEYVFVSAAAGAVGQLVGQFAKLIGCYVVGSAGSKDKVDLLKSKFGFDEAFNYKEEHDLGAALKRYFPQGIDIYFELVGGKMLDAVLMNMRVHGRIAVCGMISQYTKEEHEGIKNTACLIYKRIRMQGFNVVDYYPLYPKFLEFLLPQIRNGEISCVEDIVGGLENGAAALVRVFNGHNIGKQVLSLINDDE, encoded by the exons ATGCAAAAAGATGATAAATTTAGTGTTTCTCAGTCTTTTATTCCTGGCTCA cCACTATATGGATTTGGAGTATCCAGAATTTTGGATTCAAAGCACCAAGATTTTCAAGAAGGTGACTATGTCTGGGGAGTAACTGGATGGGAAGAGTACTCAATCATATCATCACCTGAAAACTTGTTTAAAATCCATCACCACACTGATGTGCCTTTATCCTATTACACAGGGATccttg GTATGCCTGGATTAACGGCTTATTCTGGATTCTTTGAGGTTTGTGGTCCAAAGAAGGGTGAATATGTGTTTGTCTCAGCAGCAGCAGGTGCAGTTGGTCAACTCGTGGGGCAGTTTGCAAAATTGATTGGTTGTTATGTTGTTGGAAGTGCTGGCAGCAAAGACAAG GTTGATCTACTAAAGAGCAAATTTGGGTTTGACGAAGCTTTCAATTATAAGGAAGAACATGACTTGGGCGCAGCATTGAAAAG GTACTTTCCTCAAGGTATTGACATATATTTTGAGCTTGTTGGGGGCAAAATGCTAGATGCAGTTCTTATGAACATGAGAGTGCATGGTAGAATTGCAGTGTGTGGAATGATATCTCAATACACAAAGGAGGAACATGAAGGAATTAAAAACACAGCATGTCTTATTTATAAAAGGATTCGCATGCAAGGGTTCAATGTGGTTGACTATTATCCACTCTATCCCAAATTCTTGGAGTTCTTGCTGCCTCAAATCAGAAATGGTGAAATATCATGTGTGGAAGACATAGTTGGGGGCCTTGAGAATGGGGCTGCTGCCTTAGTTAGAGTTTTCAATGGCCACAACATTGGAAAGCAAGTGCTTTCACTTATAAATGATGATGAGtag
- the LOC130961431 gene encoding 2-alkenal reductase (NADP(+)-dependent)-like isoform X3 gives MINLVFLSLLFLAQILDSKHQDFQEGDYVWGVTGWEEYSIISSPENLFKIHHHTDVPLSYYTGILGMPGLTAYSGFFEVCGPKKGEYVFVSAAAGAVGQLVGQFAKLIGCYVVGSAGSKDKVDLLKSKFGFDEAFNYKEEHDLGAALKRYFPQGIDIYFELVGGKMLDAVLMNMRVHGRIAVCGMISQYTKEEHEGIKNTACLIYKRIRMQGFNVVDYYPLYPKFLEFLLPQIRNGEISCVEDIVGGLENGAAALVRVFNGHNIGKQVLSLINDDE, from the exons ATGATAAATTTAGTGTTTCTCAGTCTTTTATTCCTGGCTCA AATTTTGGATTCAAAGCACCAAGATTTTCAAGAAGGTGACTATGTCTGGGGAGTAACTGGATGGGAAGAGTACTCAATCATATCATCACCTGAAAACTTGTTTAAAATCCATCACCACACTGATGTGCCTTTATCCTATTACACAGGGATccttg GTATGCCTGGATTAACGGCTTATTCTGGATTCTTTGAGGTTTGTGGTCCAAAGAAGGGTGAATATGTGTTTGTCTCAGCAGCAGCAGGTGCAGTTGGTCAACTCGTGGGGCAGTTTGCAAAATTGATTGGTTGTTATGTTGTTGGAAGTGCTGGCAGCAAAGACAAG GTTGATCTACTAAAGAGCAAATTTGGGTTTGACGAAGCTTTCAATTATAAGGAAGAACATGACTTGGGCGCAGCATTGAAAAG GTACTTTCCTCAAGGTATTGACATATATTTTGAGCTTGTTGGGGGCAAAATGCTAGATGCAGTTCTTATGAACATGAGAGTGCATGGTAGAATTGCAGTGTGTGGAATGATATCTCAATACACAAAGGAGGAACATGAAGGAATTAAAAACACAGCATGTCTTATTTATAAAAGGATTCGCATGCAAGGGTTCAATGTGGTTGACTATTATCCACTCTATCCCAAATTCTTGGAGTTCTTGCTGCCTCAAATCAGAAATGGTGAAATATCATGTGTGGAAGACATAGTTGGGGGCCTTGAGAATGGGGCTGCTGCCTTAGTTAGAGTTTTCAATGGCCACAACATTGGAAAGCAAGTGCTTTCACTTATAAATGATGATGAGtag